The sequence GCGCTGACTCGGTCACGCGCCACCCTGGTGCGAGATTTCCGAGGAGCTCTGGGGAGATACGCGGCGAAATCTGGCGGAGCGCAGGTCTCTGTCACGCCTGACCCTCGGCGCGCAAGTGGTGGCAGTGACGAGGGATTTCGTCGTAATCGTGGCGGAAGCAGTCACGCATGAGCCTGGACGCGACCTGCGCGCGGTGCTTGAAGTGCCCGCCATGCACGAGCCCGCCACCGCGACGCGCATGATCGAGATCGCGGCGCTCGGCGAGCGGCTCTCCGCGTTGCGCCTGTGCGACGCCGAGGCTCTCACGACGATCCGCCGCTCGCTCGAGCAGCACGGGCAGCTCGCCGCGCTGACGCTGTTCGCCGAGCGCGGCGGGCTCGAAATCATCGATGGCTTCAAGCGCCTCCGTGCGGCGCGCGCGCTGGGGTGGGCGACGCTGCTCGCGCGCATCGATGACGTCGGGGCCGTCGACGCGAAGCTGCGCCTGCGCGAGTTGCACGACCGGCGTGGGCTCACCGAGCTCGAGGAGGCATGGGTGGTGCGCTCGCTCTACCGCGAGGATCGGTTGCCGCAGCCCGAGATCGCGCGTCGGATGAATCGGCACAAGAGCTGGGTGTGGCGGCGGCTGATGCTGGT is a genomic window of Candidatus Binatia bacterium containing:
- a CDS encoding ParB N-terminal domain-containing protein; this encodes MAEAVTHEPGRDLRAVLEVPAMHEPATATRMIEIAALGERLSALRLCDAEALTTIRRSLEQHGQLAALTLFAERGGLEIIDGFKRLRAARALGWATLLARIDDVGAVDAKLRLRELHDRRGLTELEEAWVVRSLYREDRLPQPEIARRMNRHKSWVWRRLMLVEALDPLVQTDVRLGLIAPRAAVAVSRLPRGNQQAASAVVVRRGLTVRQTEALVDDALGQQDLAACEALLARRLDSPASSKPPGPRPARPTRSDADWMSLDILRVHEIAARLEARLLSTPLEVFAPPAAALMRDALARLSPVLRALDGVIATVTAQAEAA